tatttcaaaatatttatattttgaaaatgagattgtatttatataaactgtttccatttctttatttttcttttattttattttcttttattttattttcttttattttttttaaatacttaCTATGACCTCCTCTATGGTCCTCTCATTTTTCTTAAGTACTGCATAAACAGAATTCAAACCATAAATATAATcagatatattatcattttgtttatcaagaaaattatttcttcttaTGTTTATTGAAGAATTATTTCTAGTATAATGTGTGTATAAATACGAATTCCTTTTGTCATTGTTTTTGTGTGTACAAGGATTAAGAAAGCAGCTctgattttttattttacatacATTGTGGTATCTATTAAGACTTGTATATCTCTTTATGAtcaaagaaaataataagatgattatgatatatttatttaaacatTTTGTGTTCATggattttttgatttttgtttttcttctttcccccccccaaaaaaaaaaaaaaaaaaaaaaaaaaaaatatatatatatatatatatataatataaatatataaatatatacatatattatatatatatttatgtacctTTTAAAAGGAAATGAAACCAAAAATtaacaatttatatatgtaaaaataggTAAATTtaacttataaaaaaaataaaaaaaagaatgtaggaaatataagaataaataaataaataactatatatatatatatatatatatatatatatatatatatatatatgtatgtatattattttttttttttttttttttttatgattattatattttaaaatatcggAGAAgcaacattttatatatatatattcaaataaaaaccaattaaaaaaaaaattttcttttttttatcccATTGaattgttataaaaaatttatacatttttatttgtttaattatagttattaaaaaaaaaaaaaaaataaaacaaaaaaataaaatataaaatatgtaatatatatatatatatatatatataatatattaataatattaaaagatttataaaaaaaaaaattccttTGTACAAACATTGAAAATATTTTGCAGTGGTCCCCTGATTGTTTAATTATTCAGAAAAAGTAACTATTTAGTCAcaaaattatcattttttttttttaaatttattttttttgtataattccTGGTTTTCCTTCATCTCTATTTCTGATAACCTGAGTGCCTCAATAGTTTGCTCATGGTATAAAAGAACATCGTTTTCATCAAGGTCTGTAAatttatcaatttttttattcaacTGTTTTTCTATTGCTAAGAAATTTTCCACATCATATTGTGTAACAAAGGTTATGGATTTCCCAGATCTCCCTGCCCTTGCTGTTCTTCCGACTCtatgtatatattctttacatGAGCAAATATCAAAATTtataacaattttaatatCTTGTAGATCCAGTCCTCTGGCTCCCACTTGTGTTGagattaatatattatatttattaacttTGAAGGAATTAAGGCTACTTAATCTTTGATTTTGTGTTAATTTACCATGTAGGCATATGGATTTTAGTCCTAGATTTCTACAAAAAAAGTTTAATTTTTGAGCGGTTGCACAAgtatttgtaaatataataatatttcttgtTTGGTAATGAAAACATAAACTAGAAAGataagtatatttatatttaagaggaagaaaaatatatgtttctaTTAATGTGGAGACAGtactatatttatttgagACCTCTACTTTAACCGGATTTTTAAGACAagctttttttaatttggcAACATTTTTTGTCATGGTTgctgaaaataaaaatgtaatacgATTCGGtggtaatattaataataatttatttatggaTGATTCAAAATCTTgagataataatttatcagCTTCATCAAAaactaaatattttaaattttttaggTTGAATccttttgtattatttaaatgatcTAGTATTCTACCAGGTGTGCTCACAATTACATTCGGTTTTTTGGCTAGATTTAAGGATTGTGTTACAATATCTACACCACCATATATTgtacaaatatttattaataaattcataCCTAATGCTTGAAAGTTTTGTGAAATCTGTATACATAATTCTCTTGTCGGTGATATAACTAAAGCATAGAAACTTTGTTTATTCACTTTTAAATCTTGTAATATGGGTATAATAAAACAAGCAGTTTTCCCACTTCCCGTTTCACTTAATCctataatatctttttttagaAATGCATGAGGTAATATTTCTCTTTGTATTTCTGTTGGTTTTTTCCATCCTAATTCTTTTATACTTTCTAATATTTCTTCACATATATTTAGGTCTTCAAAAGTaacattttgtttttccCTTTCCTCATTAGTAACAAGATTCTTAACTTCACCATTTTTTACGTCATCATTATTGTGAAAACTATTATCatggtttttatttttattaccatgaataaaattaatattatcatgattattattaatgatattataatcactattatttgtataattacCATTTTGATTAATATTGTTATCACTATTATGGAAACTATTATCACTATTATtagtattattttgattgtgttttttatttagatttttatttttttttttcttttcatttttatgttcctgtttttttatttgtttcttttgTAATTTTAATTGCTCCTTCTTCTTAATCTTATGCTCATACTCCTCatccatttttttaatttcctcattattaaaaactttataattcttatttAATTTCTTATCAAAGTTTTCTAGTATTGTGGCCgtgttataatttttgtatttcaTCCCTGATGTTATTTAATataccataaaaaaaaaaaaaaaaaaaaaaaaaaatatatatatatatatatattattttattttagtCTTAATAAAtagttataaaataaaatatgtttatatatatatatatatatatatatatataatatatctatgttgtatataatttttaaattttcaaaTTATGTAAAAACAATACATTTTTACAACACGttatttattgttttattcttttttattaattttatatttttttctttatttttttgaagtgccttataaaataaaaaaaaattatttttctatatattgtAGAATTTAAAGAAttgattttattatgttttatcttttaaattttcttatgatgataataagaaacatattatatgtagttataaatttttttcatcattaatatgaataatatatatatatatataatataatatattatattgtatgcattactattatatatatatatataaaatacatacaaaaataatataatatgaataatattatactatataaaagtaattattataatatatatatatatatatattaatatttttctttttttatttttttttatttttttttactgataaaaaaataatcaaattAATGTTTTTGTAACTCCACATTATATGAAGAGCATTTAATTGTATTGAATAGGAGTATATTTagtgctttttttttttttttttttttttttttttttaataaaaaaaagtgatttataaaatgattatataataataaagtatgatttatatatattataaaaataaataaaaataatttattatatatatatatatatatatatatatatattatatatacataattatttacgttttaatataattataaatattatataattagctacatataatttaacatatatatatatatatttttttttttaatttttttttttctttctttctttctccttttatataaataataaagatccTAATGAAGTGAAGAATATACAATAAgcatataaaagatatttattaaaaatattaaaagtaaaatatacttaatatatatattatatatatgtatatattttttttttcatgttgATATTTCTATATCAATGTTGGTGTGAAGGTATTTCCTTTAGGTTCCCTATGTTATtgaatactttttttttcttttgatttattttatagttgaattttatttgtatatattttataaaaagatgAAAAGTGAAGTTACCATAGAAGAAAATAGAGATAATCCTGAGGACGGACCCTTAGGGTTATTATCAGAATGTGTTAAAGACAACGCACAGGTTCTAATTAATTGTCGTAATAATAGGAAAATATTAGGAAGGGTAAGAGAAAAatgattattaataaatgacGAAGTGTatgttttgtatatatatatatatatatatatatatatatatatatacatatatatatgtatgtataaatatctttattttaattttgtttgattttattattattttttatttttatttttctttttataggTCAAAGCTTTTGATAGACActgtaatttattattaaccgGGGTACGTGAAATATGGGTAGAAGTtgtaaaagataaaaaaaaaaaaaaaaaaattaacaaggATAGATATAtcagtatattatttttaagagGGGATTCAGTTATTCTAATTTTAAGAAATcctaaataatttttcattctGGACATGTtaccattatatatatgtatatgttaatttttttttttttttttttttttatataaatttttaaaagaagattacttatatatgtacacataaTACAAATGTGATACCTGAAAATgacttattattataatatgcttatttaattttttttttttttttttaatgttaatatatacaaccGAAAATAATGTCAATTTTAATagtacacaaatatatatatatatatgtattttattttatatattacatttttttcttatttgtatatgtatagtattattttttttaaaaactgtcaaatatattttttttaccatTCTTCCataaggaagaaaaaaaagaaaagaaaaaattatataaaataaaattaaaaaaaaaaaaagaaaaaaaaaaaaagaaaaaaaaaaaaagaaagtataacaataaaatgtaatataatgtaatgtaatgaaatgaatatattatatatatatatatatatataatatttcttaattcctttgtgattatttttttgtaaaacaCGAAAAATATTGAACtgttctattattattattattatatatatatatatatatatatataatattttatatatattatatgtgaaTGAGAAATTGTTAACGTcgtatgataaaataatatatagtacttttttaaaataaatattatacagaAAGttcttgaatttttttttttttttatatatatatatgtatgtataaaatataaaaatttaactatcatatatatatatatattatatatatatatatttatactataACAAAgtgtataattattacataaatataaatatatattatttaaataagatGAATAGTTTTACAatcacataaataaaaaatgtatacatatatatatatatatatatatatatatatttattatagttaaggatatttttttaataattaatagaTGAGTATAGAATAGAAGAAAAGAAGTAATTTGCAAAAAAAACTTGAtttaaagtaaaaaaattaacaatataaataaatatatataaataaataaataaataaatataaatatatatatatatatatatatatatatatatatatatatataatactaacaagttcataataaaaaaaaatatatatatatatatgtatatatttatttatttattttttatttatttatttttttttttttgagttattattttgtaataatagTCCTTCATCATATTTAACACACAGAGAAAAAGCGGATGCCTTTTACCATTTAAGGAGGGtggggggaaaaaaaaaaagaaaggaaaaataaaatattataataatgaaaaactATATTATAGGAAATGTAAAGAAcgttattatcatcatatgttgtatatataatatatatatatattgtatgtatatattaatatattaatatatatatatatatatatatatatatatatatatatataaatgtttataaaaaaaattaattctttttgaaaattaaatgaatgggggaaatatgaataaataaataaatatatatatatatatatataatt
This sequence is a window from Plasmodium falciparum 3D7 genome assembly, chromosome: 2. Protein-coding genes within it:
- a CDS encoding small nuclear ribonucleoprotein Sm D2, putative; the protein is MKSEVTIEENRDNPEDGPLGLLSECVKDNAQVLINCRNNRKILGRVKAFDRHCNLLLTGVREIWVEVVKDKKKKKKINKDRYISILFLRGDSVILILRNPK
- a CDS encoding ATP-dependent RNA helicase DDX47, putative; protein product: MKYKNYNTATILENFDKKLNKNYKVFNNEEIKKMDEEYEHKIKKKEQLKLQKKQIKKQEHKNEKKKKNKNLNKKHNQNNTNNSDNSFHNSDNNINQNGNYTNNSDYNIINNNHDNINFIHGNKNKNHDNSFHNNDDVKNGEVKNLVTNEEREKQNVTFEDLNICEEILESIKELGWKKPTEIQREILPHAFLKKDIIGLSETGSGKTACFIIPILQDLKVNKQSFYALVISPTRELCIQISQNFQALGMNLLINICTIYGGVDIVTQSLNLAKKPNVIVSTPGRILDHLNNTKGFNLKNLKYLVFDEADKLLSQDFESSINKLLLILPPNRITFLFSATMTKNVAKLKKACLKNPVKVEVSNKYSTVSTLIETYIFLPLKYKYTYLSSLCFHYQTRNIIIFTNTCATAQKLNFFCRNLGLKSICLHGKLTQNQRLSSLNSFKVNKYNILISTQVGARGLDLQDIKIVINFDICSCKEYIHRVGRTARAGRSGKSITFVTQYDVENFLAIEKQLNKKIDKFTDLDENDVLLYHEQTIEALRLSEIEMKENQELYKKNKFKKKK